The window TTCCTACCTTAAAGGACAATTTAACAGTCACCAACTGAATTCCTGTCTTTTATCAAATATTTTTAGTGTGTACCACATCAGTGAACTGCAGCCAACCCAAAAGGACACTGATTATGTAAACTGATACAGGATCTTCTTCGTTTGGGGGCGTTGAGGGCTCAGAGGGGTGCCCTCTTAATTTGTCGATACCAGATATTTATGTGTAATTAGTTCAGATCTtctttataattatattttaaggtTTACAGATGATCAGCTAGGTAGCTAAATAACTGCAATAAAtaaagaatgggaaaacacttCAAGATGGTAAGGTTAAATGGCTTATGAAGTATATGTGAGGTGGTGGGGCAGAGTAGTCAGTGAGCAGCCTGGGCATGCCAGGGAGTCAACAGCATGGATTAGACAACACACAAAAGCCAGGTGTCATTAAACTAGGGAATccgcacagagacagagaaaagggagTGGGAGCATTCCTAAGATCATACGTTCCCCAGATAAGACAACCTGACCCTAGCCTGCCCACACAGACGAAACACGCACCAGAGTCATATCAAACGTAAGGGAGTGTATTTGGCCTATTTCAATGCCAAATGTTACGGGGACAACTTAATTAGTTTAGACATGAAAGTGACTAAATGTATTGATGCCCCAGGACAGCTTATTATATGGGCCCCCTGGATGATGTCCAACTCTGCAACAGATGTTACAGATTTACATACATGGTTGTTTGAGATGTggtacaaaaaataataatacactcACCATCTCCATTATATTGAGTTCATGAGGACATCGTCGCATCTGCAACCTGAAAGAGCTATTATATTCAAACAAGCCGAAGCCACGGAGGACATGAGAGTGCATATAATGCTTGTTATCTATAATTCCTATCTCATAGATTTCTGATATTGCGATGGGAAACGTCTACATTAATTTGTCGGCCCACTTGGAATGTCATCAATCACTTATCAACCAGCACCACTCAGCTGGACCTACTGACTCATAAAACAAACATGCGCCCCCTGCTGACTTGCACTGGAGCACCTATGCACTGTGGTGTGGCGAGGGCGTTGCAGGGGGAGAGCCAATTGTTTATTTTCGTAGCTTTAGCGTTGTTTACGAGTGCTATATTGCgaccatgtttgttttgtttagccACTGGCACAATTGAAAGACGTCAAAGACGATCGTGTAGTATCCCATAATCCAGTATTGGCTCGAACTTCGACTCAAATAACACTTGTTTTTGTCGGCTAGCAAGCTAACTAGCGCGTACAGTAGCTAGCGACTTGCTAATCTGCTGTGTCAATAACTAGAGACTCGGGTAAGCAATTTATGAAATGTTCAGTAAGCAAGTTATCACTTTAGTTAGCCATATTAACCGTTCGGTTTTCCATTATAAATTAGTATAATCTATTAATTTTTATTTGCCCAACCATATTGACTATCACAACGTAACTAATCGCACTCGGCACATCCGACTTAAGGTTTTATTTACGTTCGTCAAGCTAGCTTAGCAGGCAAGTCTCTAACTTAATTTAGTAACGAATACTGATGGTTAGTAAACGTGTGCCatacatatgtacagtatactaGATAACCAGCTGGTTAACGCTAGGACTTTAACATTGGAGGCACGTTACTTAGTAAGTCAGTTTTTTTCGAACTAAATGTTGTGCTAACGTTTGTATGCTAAACATACTGGCATTGTTTATTTGCTTAATAGGTAGCTAACCTAGTTAATAGTAGTAGTACATCAATACGGTAACGCTCTGTTTTGTCTCCCGCATCTTTACAGTGAACGGGACACGTCCTATCCCTCTCCCCGGTAAAAGGCTTTATGAATATATCCTGAACTAGATTGAAGGACGCCACGTTTAGGTTGATCTCCTGAGAAATACACCGTTAAGCAAGATGTCGATAACAAACACCCCCACAAGCAACGACGCTTGTCTAAGCATCGTCCACAGCCTGATGTGCCACAGACAAGGCGGGGAGAGTGAGACCTTTGCTAAGCGAGCCATCGAAAGCCTTGTCAAGAAactgaaagagaagaaagacgAGCTAGATTCTCTCATCACAGCCATCACCACCAACGGAGCTCACCCCTCCAAATGTGTCACCATACAGCGAACCCTGGATGGTCGCCTGCAGGTAGTTGGGTGGCAGGGTCCTTCAGTAGTTGGGTGGCAGGGTCATTCACAAGGGCATTTTAATTTATGTTGCAGCAGGACACAGTTTTGTATTCAGGTGACTGCTCCGCCGCCTTCAAAATCCTGTCTTCTTCTGTGTTCTCAGGTTGCAGGGCGCAAAGGCTTCCCCCATGTTATCTATGCCAGACTGTGGAGGTGGCCTGACCTGCACAAGAATGAACTGAAGCATGTTAAATATTGCCAGTTTGCCTTTGACTTGAAAGCTGACAATGTGTGCGTTAACCCGTACCACTACGAGAGGGTGGTGTCTCCAGGAATTGGTTTGTGGGATTTTTGTCCTCTCTCGAAATACAGGTGTTTAGTCCTTCTGTCTTTACCTTTTAAGTTGCATCTCATTTGAGTCCCTCTACTTCTTTTCACAGACCTCTCAGGACTGACTCTTTCAAGCTCAGGTAAGCTCTTGCTGTGTACTAGTAATAAGCATATCACTGTGAAGGATTAAGTTGTGGTTCCTGTAAAAAGCATTGACCCATAACCTTTCCTGGTCCAACCAGGCACTCTCATGGTCAAAGATGAGTATGAATTTGAGAACCAGCCATCTCACTCTGGTGCGGATGGCCACCACCAGACCATCCAGCACCAGCCCTCCAGACCAGGGGGTCCCCAGGAGTCGTTCAACAGCCAGACACTGCTCCCTCCGCCCGAGGGCAGCAGCTCAGCCTCCACCTCTGCCTTCTCCAGCCTCGCTGCTGGAGCCTCCAGTGAGACACAGCACTTACTCTCCTTATGTTGCCTTTAGGTTTTGTCGTGAATATCCTCCTGACATAAATACAGGACACAGTGGTTCCCACATACCCCGACTCAAGGTCATGCTGAGAAGCTTCTGTTATTTTCTCCAGAGGTGTCATTCCTGATCactgctgtttgtgtgtctctgtattgtggtttgtgtgtgtgtgtgtgtgtgtttgtttgtttttgggtgTGTGCACGCATGTATGTTTTCCTTACCCACCCACCCTGGCCCACCTTGCTCCTGTCCCTCTAGCCCAGTCCAGTAGTCTTCTGTCAGGGAGCCATAGCATTGAAGGGCTACCGCAGCTTTCCTCAGGGCCAGGCCTAGCACAGGGCCAGACTTCACAGCAGAACGGCTTCCCCCTGGCACAGAGCGCCACATACCATCACAGTAAGCACCCCACTCAGCCTTCCACGTTTCATTCAATACCAGACTTATGGTAAATTCCATTTGTGTCCTGAATTGACTGAATAATGATGGAATTTACCCCAACCCTGTCAAATACCATTGAAGTAGGCAGGGCTAACACATTTTGACCATTTCCCCCAGAGTCAATACATCATATAGGATGTTTGGTCACATTTAGTCATTTTTGTCTGTTGCAAaagaatgtaaaaatgtaaattaaaatctCAATATATGTATGGTTGCTACTTCCACTTCCTTAtggattttaaatattttttgattaGTCTGATTTAAGTTAATAGTGTCACTTCAGATAAATTTAATTTTGCTATATCACTGTATAAACTGCACATGCGCCAATATTTATCGACCAATCAAGCTAGCATGAAATTTTAATTGCATGTTGTGCAATTCCTATCACCCTGAAATAATTCACTCATTGGACTAGAACATTGGACTAGTACACAAATTGATTGctgtcgttctgtccctgagcaagactgCTAACCcgaattgctcccaggttgttacTGTATTTGCATGTTCTTGGCACACTTACCTGGTCAAATATAACACGTTTTACCTGTTGCTAAAATTAATATCTGTAGGCAGCCATTTATCAGCTCTTACACCTTTGGGGAAATGTTTATGGTAAATGGccaatagaaaacaaataacccatagctttaaaaaaaatatataaaaaaatagatttagTTTTCAATTCAGTAATAGTTTGACCCTAACATTCTTGTGTGGTATTAATGCCCGATAAATAAGACAATGCAACACCCTAGTCTTTTCTTGACATCTAGAAAAGGACTGCCGAGTTGTAAGTCCTGCTACTGACAGGCACATAGGACAAAAACATGATTCTAAACCAAAGATACTAGTCTGTTTGAAACAATACCTTTTGtgtaattgcaaataatttaaaatgtaatcatcaATGAAGTGGTAAAATGGATTTATACAGACATggccaaaatgattggcacccttgcactGAAACTCAACAACAAAAAGTTTAAATTGATCAAAGTATTTGGTTTACACAATTGTTCTTAGGGGCTCCTTCAATTCTTCACTGTTTATATTACGGAACTGTTGTTTTTGAATCCGAACCTTATATATGATTTCAGAtcagaaaacaaactgaaattgacAAACTTTCTGACACCCTGGACTTTATATTTGGTAGCACTGCCTTTGGCCAAAAATAACTGTAATCAAGGGCTTCCTATAGCTGTTGATAAGTGTCCTGCATCTCTGTATTGGCAGTTTGCTCCAGTTCTCCTCGATTTGAAGGGTGCCTCCCAActgttgttttcatattttcctacatgttttcaataggatttCAATCTTTACTTtttgctggccacttcagaacagtGAGAATCCATTCTTGGGTgcttgtgttttgggtcattgtcctgttggaaaaccCACAAACTTTGACAGAGACCCTGCTTTCTGGCGCTGGGTTTGATATTGTGCTCCAAAATGTCTTGGTATTCTCCATAATTCCATTGAATAGGCACTCATCTGCCTAAAAATAAAGTGAGCTCTTGCACTGCCTATGGCACTAACAATGGAAATTACCTACACTTAAAACAATTACAGGTAGCACTCACATTCATCCGACCTGTCTATACCATAGCCATCAAACGCCCTCTAAATTATGGCTCTGTGGCTGTTTACTTGAGCCCTGTTATTACATTCTCAGAACATGTATGgttctgaaaataaatgttgtcaaAACTTTTCAGGGTCACCGCATTGCCTTTTCAGGGTCACCGCATTGCCTTTTCAGCCTCCCCGCATTGCCTTTTCAGCAGGTTCCTTCATCTGTGGTCGTTTCTAGAATTCTTCCCGCCCCTGGGATGGCTGCTCTTTGTTATAGTTTATTATGGACGCTGTGGTCCAAAGGTTTTTAGACAGCGATGCCTTTGTTGTTCAGGCTCTATTGAAAATACACAAGGTCTGATGTACAAGTGCAGACTATCAGCTTTAATTGATTTTGTTgctattttacctttattttagcagCGGGATGGTCAGCTGAGACCTAAGTCTCTTTACAATTGGGCTctgttttacaaaaacatgGATACACCAACTCACTTGTAACTGTGTTGCTCAaagctatacattttctttctctagtCACACATTAAAGGGTGATCGTTCTGCTTTCAGATGCCACTTCAGGCTGGCCCAGAAATGGGAGCTTCACCCCTTCTGTGCCTCACCACCCCAACGGGCACCTGCAGCACCACCAGCCCATGCCCCACACGCCGCACTACTGTGAGTGGCTACGTGGTCGTCGTCACCCCCCCCAAACAGTCTCTAAACCGTACTCTTTTGGCCGGGGGCAGGACTCCAGACGGCGCCCTATTAACTTGACCTTCTCTTTCAGGGCTCTCGCACAATGAGATTGCATTCCAGCCCCCCATCTCCAATCACCCTGGTGAGTCTGTGCGGCGGGTCACTTGGGGAGCTCTGGACAGCGTCCTTCTCCGTGTCATCCAGTTGATGTTTAATGGATGCGGGCCGAGACCTGGGACATGTGATTTGATGCTGGTGCCTTTGTCCCTTTCCAGCGCCTGACTACTGGTGCTCCATCGCCTACTTTGAGATGGACGTTCAGGTGGGGGAGACGTTTAAAGTCCCGGCCAGTTGCCCTACCGTGACGGTTGACGGGTACGTGGATCCTTCCGGAGGGGACCGCTTCTGCCTGGGTCAGCTAAGCAACGTCCACCGGACAGAGGCCATCGAGAGAGCCAGGTACTCTGATTAGGTGTTGGTCGGCAGGATAATGAATGATCTTCTTTCTAAATGAAATGCTAAGCCGAGCACCTGACACTCTAGAGTTTTCTGTCATATTAAGACCTAATGGGGAGCAACCGCGACTGTCTACAATTTGATCATAAATCGCTTGACGTAGTTGTTGGGCTGTGTCTCCATACACACAACTGTCACTTTGAGAGAGTGGGGTTGGGATTGTGTGAGTGCTGCGTCACTGGTTTATATCCCACTCGATTGTGGTACAAAGTGGTTGTACTAAGTGTGACAGTTGCAGGTTTTAAAGATCTCCTCCAAATTCGGCTTGTGGGCTTACTGCAGTTGAATTAGGAAAGGCGGCACTTGCACAAGTTCGTCCCTGTTCTCCCTAAGTGAGAGAATTTCATGCATAGAGAGACAACAATTACCTCAAGTAATATATGAACTTagacacattttacatatttctttatttctgtttgAAGTCATCTTTGATAGcgaaatagtaaaaaaaaaaaatagatatatAATTCTCATCTTTCTGCTCCTTTGGTGGTTCCCTTCTGGCCCTCTAGGCTCCACATTGGTAAAGGGGTACAGCTGGAGTGTAAAGGGGAAGGAGACGTGTGGGTGCGTTGCCTCAGCGATCATGCAGTGTTTGTGCAGAGTTACTACCTGGATCGGGAGGCAGGGCGGGCCCCTGGTGACGCAGTGCACAAAATCTACCCCAGTGCTTACATCAAGGTGAGACGGTTCAAATGGAAGATCACATGGTGATCACAGCCAAATAGAGAGATTTTCAGATGGTCCTGAAAGGAGG is drawn from Esox lucius isolate fEsoLuc1 chromosome 14, fEsoLuc1.pri, whole genome shotgun sequence and contains these coding sequences:
- the smad4a gene encoding mothers against decapentaplegic homolog 4a isoform X3; this translates as MSITNTPTSNDACLSIVHSLMCHRQGGESETFAKRAIESLVKKLKEKKDELDSLITAITTNGAHPSKCVTIQRTLDGRLQVAGRKGFPHVIYARLWRWPDLHKNELKHVKYCQFAFDLKADNVCVNPYHYERVVSPGIDLSGLTLSSSGTLMVKDEYEFENQPSHSGADGHHQTIQHQPSRPGGPQESFNSQTLLPPPEGSSSASTSAFSSLAAGASTQSSSLLSGSHSIEGLPQLSSGPGLAQGQTSQQNGFPLAQSATYHHNATSGWPRNGSFTPSVPHHPNGHLQHHQPMPHTPHYWLSHNEIAFQPPISNHPAPDYWCSIAYFEMDVQVGETFKVPASCPTVTVDGYVDPSGGDRFCLGQLSNVHRTEAIERARLHIGKGVQLECKGEGDVWVRCLSDHAVFVQSYYLDREAGRAPGDAVHKIYPSAYIKVFDLRQWLTSVGFVFPSLPGV
- the smad4a gene encoding mothers against decapentaplegic homolog 4a isoform X1; protein product: MSITNTPTSNDACLSIVHSLMCHRQGGESETFAKRAIESLVKKLKEKKDELDSLITAITTNGAHPSKCVTIQRTLDGRLQVAGRKGFPHVIYARLWRWPDLHKNELKHVKYCQFAFDLKADNVCVNPYHYERVVSPGIDLSGLTLSSSGTLMVKDEYEFENQPSHSGADGHHQTIQHQPSRPGGPQESFNSQTLLPPPEGSSSASTSAFSSLAAGASTQSSSLLSGSHSIEGLPQLSSGPGLAQGQTSQQNGFPLAQSATYHHNATSGWPRNGSFTPSVPHHPNGHLQHHQPMPHTPHYWLSHNEIAFQPPISNHPAPDYWCSIAYFEMDVQVGETFKVPASCPTVTVDGYVDPSGGDRFCLGQLSNVHRTEAIERARLHIGKGVQLECKGEGDVWVRCLSDHAVFVQSYYLDREAGRAPGDAVHKIYPSAYIKVFDLRQCHRQMQQQAATAQAAAAAQAAAVAGNIPGPGSVGGIAPAISLSAAAGIGVDDLRRLCILRMSFVKGWGPDYPRQSIKETPCWIEIHLHRALQLLDEVLHTMPIADPQPLD
- the smad4a gene encoding mothers against decapentaplegic homolog 4a isoform X2, translated to MSITNTPTSNDACLSIVHSLMCHRQGGESETFAKRAIESLVKKLKEKKDELDSLITAITTNGAHPSKCVTIQRTLDGRLQVAGRKGFPHVIYARLWRWPDLHKNELKHVKYCQFAFDLKADNVCVNPYHYERVVSPGIDLSGLTLSSSGTLMVKDEYEFENQPSHSGADGHHQTIQHQPSRPGGPQESFNSQTLLPPPEGSSSASTSAFSSLAAGASNATSGWPRNGSFTPSVPHHPNGHLQHHQPMPHTPHYWLSHNEIAFQPPISNHPAPDYWCSIAYFEMDVQVGETFKVPASCPTVTVDGYVDPSGGDRFCLGQLSNVHRTEAIERARLHIGKGVQLECKGEGDVWVRCLSDHAVFVQSYYLDREAGRAPGDAVHKIYPSAYIKVFDLRQCHRQMQQQAATAQAAAAAQAAAVAGNIPGPGSVGGIAPAISLSAAAGIGVDDLRRLCILRMSFVKGWGPDYPRQSIKETPCWIEIHLHRALQLLDEVLHTMPIADPQPLD